In Haloarcula rubripromontorii, the sequence CTCGACGGCGAGCAGTTCGGGCGTCTGCTGGGAGTGACCGAGACCGAACACCGCGCTCTGAGTGAAGTTGTACCAGACGTGAAAGCCGATGGGGAGCGCGAGGTCGCCGGTGAGCACGTACGCGCCGCTCAGGACGAGTCCGGCGAGCAGGTAGTAGCCGTACTGGCTCGGGTGGTCGACCTTGCCCCCGTGCAGGAAGGCGAAGACGAGCGAACTCGCGAGTACTGCGACCCCGACCGCCGCCCAGCGCGGGACCGGACCGTCCGCCCCCTCGGCGAGGTTCTTCAACATTGCGCCCCGGAAGACGACCTCCTCCCACGCCGACGCGAGGGCGACGTACGTGAAGACGACGACCATCGCCGGCAGAAACGGGAGGTCGCCCGCACCCTCCGCGACGCCGACGACCGTGGCCCAGCCCGCGCCGACAGCAACGGCGAGCGCGCCGGCGTTGACGACGGTCGCTATCGCGCCGCCGACGGCGAACGACCGCCACCAGCGGCGGTCGAGTGACAGGCCGTACTCGTCGATGGGTCGACGGTCGAGGAGACGCGCGCTGACGAACACGGTGGCGACGAGGACCGCTCCGATTCCGGCCGCTTCGACCGGTTCTCGGATGGGATGTGTGAACTGCGCTCGAACGACGGTCTGTAGCGCCGCGAGGGCGAGAAACGACAGCACTGCCGGAAGCACGGCGCGGAGTGGTGCTCTGAGCCTGCCGTCTGCGCTGTTCCAGACCGGCCAGAGGACACGAGAGACGACCCGCTCGACGACGCTCTGGCTCTCCCGGCCGTCTCGCTGTTTCGGTGGCATACACTGGCGGTCTGCCGGAGCCGACATGTCCCCGCGGGCACTGCTTCTGAGTCGGAAGCCAGTGGACCGTTTTTATTGCGTCCCGTACGCTGGAAGCGAGCATGGACGCGGTCGGCGACGACGAGTTGCTCGCGCTGCTCGAAGACGAGTACGCGCGGGCCATCATCGCCGAACTCACCACCGGACCGATGTCAGTCTCCGAACTCTGTACGGCCTGTGAGATGTCCGACCCGACGGCGTACCGCCGCCTTGACCGACTGGAGGACGCCGGCCTCGTCGCCGAACGGCAGGCCGTCGATCCCGACGGTCACCACTACAAGCGCTACGTCGCGACGGTTGAGGACGTGAGCGTGACGTTTGCCGACGGCACGTACGACGTAACGGTCACGCGGTCCTCGAAGGACCCGGCGGACCGGTTCACCGACTTATTCGAGGGACTGTCCTGAGATGCTCGCGACGCTACTCCAGTTACGAACGGGCGGAACCGAGCCGGGAATCGCGCTAGCCGTCGTCGCGCTCTCGCTCCTCTCGGTCGCGCTCTCGGCCGCCATCGCCGTCGTCCTCGTCCGCGGTTACCGTCGCGGGCCGGGCCGGACCGGCATGCTGATGCTTGCCATCGGGCTGCTCCTGCTCACGACCGTGCCGGAACTCCTCCGAATCGCGCTGCCCACGGCCACCGGCGTCGGCGTCGTCGGGCGGTCGCTCCTCGTGAGCGCCTGCGAACTGCTGGGACTCGGAACGATCCTGTGGACCGTTTACAGGGGTGGGTCGTCGTGACGGTGGTCCTCGACTTGCTCGCACCGGATCTCGTCGCGGAACTCTCGCGGGCCGTGACGGCCGTCGTCGGACTGTTCGTCGCGTCGCTGGCCTACCGCGGCTACCGGCGCAACGACGCACCGAAGATGCAGTGGCTCGCCGTCGGCATTGCGTCGCTAACTGCCGGCGTCTACGCCGCCGTCACCGTCACTGACTGGGCGGGCGCGGGAACCGGGATCGTGTTACTCGTCAGGGGTCTCGTGACCGTTGCAGGGCTCTGTGCCGTGCTGTACGCGCTGCTCGTCGAGTGAGCTTCGATAAGAACAAGTGTCAGATACGGTCGCCGAGCGACCGGAAATCTGCCTTAGTTGCGGACGACGTTCGTCGCGCGGGGGCCCTTGTCGGCCTGTTCGATGTCGAATTCGATCTCCTCGCCTTCTTCGAGGTCAGGGCCGCCAACGTCTTCCATGTGGAAGAAAACGTCATCGTCCGCGTCCTCAGTCGAGATGAAACCGTAACCGCCTGTGTCGTTGAAGAAATCAACCTTACCGTTTGCCATTGCGAATATACGTACAGGGGGTATATGTATAAGAGTTCCGAGAGTATCAGTACCACGACCGTGTGCCTGTGAACACGACTCATCCCAGTAATACCGGACGGCTGGCCGACGCCCACCCGACGACAGGAAAGGTTTAGGCCGCCTCGTCCGTTGCTTTCTCGCGTGTACCCCGCGCGGATTACCGACGAGTTCCCTGCCCCGTCCTACCGGGGCAACCAGAAGCAGGCCCTGGCTGACATCCGTGCGGCCTTCGAGCGCGGCAAGGACGTGGTCCTCGTCCGCGCGCCGACCGGCAGCGGCAAATCGCTCCTTGCCCGGGCCATCGCCGGGTGTGCCCGGACTGCCGGCGAGGCGGCCCCCGAGCAGGTCGTCGACGCCTACTACACGACGCCGCAGGTCTCCCAGCTGGACGACGTGGCCGAAGACGCCCTCTTGGAGGACCTCTGTGTCATCCGCGGGAAGAACAACTACGACTGCATCCTCCCCGGCGAGACGGACACGCCGGTGAACCAGGCCCCGTGCGTGCGCGAACGGAAGTTCGACTGCCAGGTCAAGCACCGCTGTCCGTACTTCTCGGACCGCGCCATCGCCTCGAACCGGCGCATCGCCGCGATGACGCTGGCCTATTTCATGCAGACCGCCGGCAGCGACGTGTTCGGGAAACGCGACGTGGTCGTCATCGACGAGGCCCACGGGCTGGGCGAATGGGCCGAGATGTACGCCACCATCGACCTCTCGCCGGGCACGATTCCCATGTGGACCGACATCGACGTGCCCGACATCGACGGCCTGGACGAGGCCGTCGCCTTCACCGAACGGGTCGAACACCTCGCCGAGCGCCGGGTGAAGGAACTACGACAGAAGACGGAACTGACCGGCGAGGAGGTGGCCGAACGGGACTCGCTGAACACGCTCCGGCAGGATCTCGGGTGGTTCCGCGAGGACTACACCGACACCGAGAGCGCGACGACCTGGGTCGTCGACCAGGCCGACGGCGAGAACGCCCCGGTGACTATCAAGCCGATGAACCCCGAGCGCTACCTCAAACACACCGTCTGGGACCGGGGCAACCGCTTCGCCCTGCTGTCGGCGACTATCCTCAACAAGGAGGCGTTCTGCGCGAACGTCGGTCTCGACCCCGAGAACGTCGCGCTCGTGGAGGTCGGCCACACGTTCCCCGTCGAGAACCGGCCGCTGTACGACGTGGCCCAGGGGAAGATGACCTTCGAGCACCGCGACGACACGCTACCCGACATCGCCCGCACCGTCGTCCGCATCATGGCCCGCCACCCCGACGAGAAGGGGCTGGTCCACTGCCACTCGTACGCCATTCAGGAGCAACTGAAAGGGCTGCTCGACGACTTCGGCGTCGGCGCGCGCGTCCGCACCCACGACAAGGAGGGCCGGGACGGGGCGCTCGCGGCGTGGAAGCGCAGCGACAACCCCGACGTGTTCCTCTCGGTGAAAATGGAGGAGGCGCTGGACCTCGAAGGCGACCTCTGTCGCTGGCAGGTGCTGTGCAAGGCCCCCTATCCCAACACCCGCGACTCCCGCGTCGCCCGACGGCTCGAAGACGACCAGTGGGGTTGGTACTACCGGACCGCACTGCGGACGGTCATCCAGGCCTGTGGCCGCGTCGTCCGCGCGCCCGACGACTACGGCGCGACGTATCTCGCGGACTCGTCGCTGCTGGACCTCTTCGAGCGGGCCGACCACGACATGCCCGACTGGTTCCGCGCACAGGTCGACCGCCTCTCACAACCCGACCTGCCGCGGTTCGCGCCGGACCGGGCGCTGTCGGCGCTCAGCTCGGGCACGAAACGCCGACACGACCGCTCGCGCTCGCGGTCCGGGGACGGAAATCACCCGCTCTCCGACGTGTGGGACTAAAAGAAGGCGAAGGCTAACCCGTAGACCACCGACGACCCGACCATCAGGACGACCATGATGATGGCGATAATCTGCTGTGTATCCATGCAGACTCTTGATTACTCGTCTAATTAGGCGTTACGACCGTAGTCCGGGCTGCTCTTCGTTCCTCGTCGTAGTGGCTTACTGTACCCGTGCGTCGACGACAACGTGGGCGACGCCCTCGCTGTACTCCTTGACGCGCCGGGTGTCCAGAACCTCGACGCCGCGGTTGGCTTCGGCAGCGGCCGCCTCCAGTCGCTCGATTGGGCGGTCGAACACGAGCGGGTTCGGCGTCGCCTCGTGCATATGGATGACGCCGCCGGGCGCGAGTGCCGTGAGCGCGCTGTCGAGGTACTCGTAGGAAGCGTCAGGCGGAGCCCGACTGTCCTCCGCGCGCGGCGCGGAGGCCTCGTAGTACCCCATCACCACGCGGTCGGCCCGCGCCTCCTCAGCGAAGCCCGGGACCACATCCCGGCAGTCCGCCCGGTAGGGATGCACGCGCTCGTCGACGCCGTTGAGCCTGACGTTCTCGACGAGGAAGCGAAACGCCGTGGGGTTGCGCTCGACGGCGGTGACGTGTGCGCCGGCGCGGGCCATCGGGAGCGTGAAGTAGCCGATGCCGGCGAACATGTCCAGCACGCGCTCGTCGGGGTCGACGATGTCACCCATTCGCGCCCGCTCGGCCTTGTTACCGGGCGAGAACATGACCTCGGCGAGGTCCATCGCGTACCGGGTACCGTGTTCGGTGTGGACCGTCTCCGTGTCGCCGTCGCCGGCGATGACTTCGACGCTGGGTTCACGGTGATCGCCGGAGATGCCGTGGCGTGCCAGCACCGTCTCGGCCTCGCCGTGGAGTGACAGCAACGCTTCGCCGACCTCGGACGGCCGGGGGCTGTCGCCGATGTCGACCAGGACGACGGAGCCGAGCACGGCCCACGAGCCGGGTGCCCGTTCGATCTCCTCGTCGGTCCAGCCCCGTTCCCGGAGGTGGTCGTCGAGCGTTCGGAGACGGCGCTCGCCGACCTGCCGGACGATCTCCCGAAACTGCGTTTCCTGTGGCGGGGCGGTCACCGGAACGGCGACGCTGTCTGCGGTCCACTCGGTGACGCTCCTGGCGTCGTCGTAGACACCTTCGGCCTGCAGGGACTCGATGGCGACCTGCGAGCGGGGTTTGGCGACGACGGCGGCGAGTCGCTGGTCGGCCGCCTCGCTCGGGTCGTCACTCATCGGCGTCCGTGTCGGGGAGAATGTGCAACCCCGCGTGGCTCTTCAGCACCGGCACTTCGTCGGCGTCGGTGTCGAGGTAGTCCGGCCGCGGGACGGTCTTGCTCTCGAAGGTCTCGGGGTCGAGGACCTGCACCGCGTTCTCGTCTTCGACGGCGACGAGCGTCGTTTGCTGACCGTCCTCGCGGAACCCCAGCCGGCGGGCATCGGGCGTTTCGCCCGCCTCGAAGCTGGCCTCGTAGTCCTCGCCGGTCGCCAGCCGAACGCCTTTGAGGTTCCCCTGGACCGACCGGACCAGGACCGGCCCGTCGCCGTCCTCCGGGTCGATGACCTCGCCCTGTCGGTAGCGGGGCAGGCGGACGGCGTAGGTCATCCGGTACAGCTCTTGGCCGTCCTCGTCTTCCGAGATGAGACGCCGCGAATCGGAGTAGGAGCCCCCCAGCTGGGCGGTGATGCGCTTGGCGATGCCAAGCCCCATCTGGTTGGTCGAAATCTTCATGTCCAGCCCGTCGTCGACGGTCTTGGTCTCGGTGATGAACGCGTTGCGGTCGCCGGTCTCCTCGCGGGCGGCGATGTATTCTTGAGCTATCTCCTCGGCTCGCTCCCGCTCCTCGTCGGTCGGGTCGCGGCCGTCGGCCCGCACTTGGACGATGCTGGCGAAGGAGCCCCCGGCGATTTTCCCGCAGCGCTTGCACGTCTGCCGGGAGATGCGGACGGGGACGGTGACTTCCTCGGTGACCGGCGTCCCCCGGATGACGCCGGAGAACTCCGCGTGCATCCGGATGTTGTTCTTGTCGAGTTGCTCCGGGGCGACCTGCCAGGCCACTGACTGGGCGTCGACGTGAATTCCTAGGGCCTCGCTGACCTGCTCGACGGCGATGTCGGTGTAGTCCTCCGCGCCGATGTCGACCCAGCGGTTCCCCTTGTGGACCGCGCCACACCGTGAACAGACCCGCACCTGGATTGTGTCGGGGGCGTCCACCAGGTCGAACTCCTCGAAGTAGCAGGCGTCACAGAGGACGTGCTCGGAGTTGCGCTGACCGCCGGCACCCGCAAGCTCCGGACGCTCGTCAGTGCCCTCCGGTATCTCGTCACCGCAGCGTGGACAGAACTCTCCCGACCGGCTCATTACCCGCACTACTGGACTGAACCGTTTAAGAAATGTGTTCCGCCTCTGCGACTCACTCGCCGGTGAGCGTCGGCGTGTCGACGTCGGCCTCGGCGGCCTCGTGCCAGCGGTGCTCCGGCGCCCAGTCCAGCAGGCCCTGGGCCTTCGCCGTCGAGAGCGCCGACTGGTCGCCGTCCAGTTCGCACTCGGCTGGCAGTTCACCCCACTGTTCCGCTACGAGGTCGGCGGTCGGTCGGCCCACGTAGTTCTCGGCGGCGGCGACGTTGAACGCCTCGTGGCCGCCGAGGTCGGCGTCCAGCGCGGCCCCGACTGCTGTCGCCACGTCGCGCACGTCGACGTACGACCAGCAGTTACCCGCACCGTCGGCGAGGTCGCCCGCGGCCACGTCTCGGCAGTTGTACTCGCCGGGATACTGAATCCACGACGGCCGTATCGAGGCCACGTCCACGCCGTCGCGCCGGACGACCATCTTCGCCACCTCCTCGCCGGCGACCTTCGAGGTGCCGTACGGGTCCTCCGGTGCGGTCGGATGGGATTCATCTATCGGGAGATACGCCGGCAGCGGCGTCTCATCGGCGAAGGCCAGCCCGTATGCGCTCTCGGAGGACGCCCAGACGACATCTGCGCCGGCGCGACCTGCGGCGTCGATGACGTTGTACGTCGCCGAAATGTTAGTGTCGAACACTCGCGTGCCCGCGTGTCGCTCCGGCGCTGGCAACGCAGCCCAGTGGACGACGGCGTCCGGATCGACCTCGCTACAGAGGTCCCGAACTTCCACCCCCTGGGTCACGTCGACAGCTTTGAAATCTATATGCTCTCGCGTCGGAATCTCCCAGCCGGGGTGGTCTAGGTCCACGCAGACGACGTGATACTCGCCGGCGAGGTAATCGCAGATCCAGCGCCCGGACCGCCCGCGTCCACCAGTGACGACGACTGTGTCGGTCATGTATCCGATTGTTGCCCGGAGAGTAAATGCGTGTGGACAACTGACTCGTTGACGGTCCACGGGCCCGTTCCGTGTGGCGCTTTCCCACGATAGCGAGGTTTTAGAGTGTCGACCGTCTATCAAGGAGTATGGAGTGGCAAACAGACTGGGGGCTCCGTGGCCGGATGGCCCTGACGATGTTCCTGCTGTTCGCGCTGTACATCGTCTTCCTTGGAGCGCTCACGCTGTATTTCAGCAATCTCGCCCTTATCGTGGTCGTCATGGGACTGTTCCTCGGCGCGCAGTTCTTCTTCAGCGACAAGCTAGCCCTGTATTCGATGGGTGCCCGGACGGTCGAACCGGAGGAGTATCCGGAACTCCACCGGACCGTCGACCGCCTGGCCCAGCAGGCCGACCTCCCGAAGCCGAAGGTCGCCGTCGCCGACTCTCGGGTGCCCAACGCCTTCGCCACCGGCCGGTCGAAGAGTAGTTCGGCCGTCTGCGTGACGACGGGCATCATGAATACGCTGGACCAGGACGAACTGGAGGGCGTCATCGCGCACGAACTGGCCCACATCAAGAACCGCGACGTGATGGTGATGACCATCGCCTCGTTCCTCTCGACGATTGCCTTCCTCATCGTCCGGTGGGGCTGGCTGTTCAGCGGCGGCCGAGAACGGGGCGGCCAGCAGGTCCCGGTCATCGTCGCCATTCTCATTTCACTGGTCGTCTGGGTCATCTCCTTCCTCTTGATCCGGACGCTCAGCCGCTACCGCGAGTACGCCGCTGACCGCGGCGGCGCGATGATCACCGGCAAGCCTGCCGCCCTCGCGAACGCACTGATGAAAATCGACGGTCGGATGGACAAGGTGCCAAAGGAGGACATGCGCGATCAGGCCGAGATGAACGCGTTTTTCATCATCCCGATTGACGTCGGGTGGATCGGCCGTCTGGCCAGCACTCACCCCTCGACCGAGAAACGCATCGACCGCCTGCAGGACCTCGAACGCGAACTCGAAAGTCGGTAACTTTAGCTGGCCGTCTGGCTGTTCGAATACGCGCCACCGAACACAGACCACCGACTGGTCGAGACACAAACCACCTTGGTCTCCGGCCCGTAGGGGCTCGCATATGGGACTGCTCGACGGACTCAAGAGCGTCCTCGGGGTGAAAGCCGAGGCCGACGCGACGCGGGACGCCGACCCGGACGACCTGTTCGGGATGAGTACCGCCTACATCACGATGGAAGCCGACCTGGGGTACGAGTCGACCGGCGAGGCGGCGCTGTGTTTCGCCGACGTGGACAGCACGGACTTTCAGGACGCCGTCGACGAGGTCGAATCGATCCTCGACGCCGGGATGGTCGAGACGGGGACGCGGGCGACCTTCGAGACCGACGACCACGGCTACCAGTGGGTCGTTCTGCACGACGACGATTTCGAGGACCTGCTCACGTCCATCCACTTCGCCGCGGACACGCTCGTTGAGCGACGCTACGGCTCGCGCCTGCTCGCTGCCCTGTTCGCGTTCGAGCATGCGCGCGACGACCAGACCGTCTACTGGGTGTACTCTTTCCGCCGGGGCGCGTACTACCCGTTCGCGCCGGACCCTCACGACAGCCACGAGCGCAACACGTCTGCGGAGTTCAAACTGGACAGCAACCTCAGCGACGAAATCACCGTCGAGGACGACAAAGAGTACTGGTATCCACTGTGGCCCGACCGCCCCGGCTACCACCCCTGGGAGTGACATGACTGACGGCGGCGTCGCTGTCGGTGACCACGTCCGGCCGAGCGAGACGGCACTGACTGGCCTCATCCTCGTCGGGGCGCTCCTGTTCGTCTACCTTGGTCGAACGGGGCTGACCTGAGCCCGTTTCCGCCGCATTCCGACTCCCCTTCACTTCTAAAACTCCCGATTCTGTCCCGAACCATGCCGCTGCAGTCCCACACTTTCACTTTCACTCTGGTGTTAACGAGGCTTTATACCCCCGGACGCACAAGCCACGTCTATGTCCGCAAGTGAGGACCTCGAAGAGCTGCCGGGTGTCGGTCCGGCGACAGCAGAGAAACTCGAAGACAACGGCTACGACTCCTACCAGGGAATCGCGGTTGCCTCTCCCGGCGAACTGTCGAACACGGCTGACATCGGCGAATCGTCGGCAGCTGATATCATCCAGGCCGCCCGTGAAGCGGCCGATATCGGTGGGTTCGAAACTGGATCGACGGTACTCGAACGCCGCGAACAGATCGGGAAGCTCTCCTGGGGCGTCGACGAGGTCGACGACCTGCTCGGCGGCGGCGTCGAGACCCAGTCCATCACCGAGGTGTACGGCGAGTTCGGGGCCGGTAAATCTCAGGTAACGCACCAGCTCGCGGTCAACGTCCAGCTCCCGGCCGAACACGGTGGACTGGAAGGCAGCGCTATCTTCGTCGACTCTGAGGACACGTTCCGACCCGAGCGTATCGAACAGATGGTCAAAGGTCTTGACGACGAGGTTCTGGCCGACACGCTGGTCCTCCACGGCATCGTTGAGGAAACAGACGACGCCGACCCCACCGACGAGGACCAGCTCGACGCCCTCGTCTCCTCCGTGCTGGAGAAGATTCACGTCGCGAAGGCGTTCAACTCCAATCACCAGATCCTTCTCGCCGAGAAGGCACAGGAAATCGCCAGCGAGAGCCAGGACGAGGAGTTCCCCGTCCGCCTGCTCGCCGTCGACTCGCTGACTGCTCACTTCCGCGCTGAGTACGTCGGTCGTGGCGAACTCGCCGACCGCCAGCAGAAGCTCAACAAACACCTCCACGACCTCATGCGGGTCGGCGACCTCAACAACACCGCCGTCGTCGTCACGAACCAGGTCGCCTCGAACCCCGACTCCTTCTTCGGCGACCCGACCCAGCCCATCGGTGGCAACATCCTCGGCCACACTTCGACGTTCCGGATGTACCTCCGCAAGTCCAAAGGGAATAAGCGCATCGTCAAACTCGTCGACGCGCCGAACCTCCCGGACGGCGAGGGTGTCATGCGCGTCGAAGAGGACGGCCTGCTGAACGAGTAACACGACCGGCGGCACCGACGCGGCGGTCCGGTCCGCTTTCTTTGGCGACTGTCGAGCCAGCCACGTCCGGACTGGCATGTGGACTGCTCCCGCGACCCGAACCCCTTCGTTTCATCTCGAACCGACTCCCGTCTGGCGTCTTGCGGCCGTCAGACGCACCGTGGTGAATGTGAAACTTCGCCACCCCAACCGCAGGACGGCGGTACATCTCCTATTGAAACAGAGGGGTAGTAGCTAAGAACCGGTAGACGGCTGCCAGGTCGTCGGTGTCTGCAGAGGGTAACCCGTCGACTGGAGATTTCAGTGCCTACTCCTCGGTGTTCGGACGGTGCGAAAATCAGGTGCGCGGCGTCAAATCAGTCGCCCGCCGACTTCATACCCGTCTCTTCGAGGTCCGCACCGCCGACCGACGAGCGCAGAGCGTCCATCCCGTCATCGCGGTCGATGCCGAAGTTGTCCCGGTACAGGTCCTGCACGCGGTCGTACTCCTCGTCACTCAGCGGCGGCGTGTCGGGCGCACCGGCCCACTCGTCGATGTCGGCGTTTGTCCGGAACGTCGGGGTGACCGACGCCACCTCGTCGTTGTAGAGGAGCCACTGGATTGCGGCCTGTCCCATCGTCCGCGCGCCGTCCCGCTCCAAGAAGCGGATTTCTTCGACCTTCTCCCAGCCGGTCTCGTACCACTCGCTAGGCCGGTGGGAACGGTGGTCGCCCTTGCCGAGTTCCGTCTCGGGAGTCACCTGCTCGTTCAGCAGGCCTGAAGAGTGGGGGACGCGAG encodes:
- a CDS encoding CPBP family intramembrane glutamic endopeptidase → MPPKQRDGRESQSVVERVVSRVLWPVWNSADGRLRAPLRAVLPAVLSFLALAALQTVVRAQFTHPIREPVEAAGIGAVLVATVFVSARLLDRRPIDEYGLSLDRRWWRSFAVGGAIATVVNAGALAVAVGAGWATVVGVAEGAGDLPFLPAMVVVFTYVALASAWEEVVFRGAMLKNLAEGADGPVPRWAAVGVAVLASSLVFAFLHGGKVDHPSQYGYYLLAGLVLSGAYVLTGDLALPIGFHVWYNFTQSAVFGLGHSQQTPELLAVETVGPARWVGEEGVVYSLFVVVGGLLLLAYARWRDGRLRIDERVTQWTPRFERETRRR
- a CDS encoding ArsR/SmtB family transcription factor, with the translated sequence MDAVGDDELLALLEDEYARAIIAELTTGPMSVSELCTACEMSDPTAYRRLDRLEDAGLVAERQAVDPDGHHYKRYVATVEDVSVTFADGTYDVTVTRSSKDPADRFTDLFEGLS
- a CDS encoding DUF7521 family protein, producing the protein MTVVLDLLAPDLVAELSRAVTAVVGLFVASLAYRGYRRNDAPKMQWLAVGIASLTAGVYAAVTVTDWAGAGTGIVLLVRGLVTVAGLCAVLYALLVE
- a CDS encoding cold-shock protein; translation: MANGKVDFFNDTGGYGFISTEDADDDVFFHMEDVGGPDLEEGEEIEFDIEQADKGPRATNVVRN
- a CDS encoding ATP-dependent DNA helicase → MYPARITDEFPAPSYRGNQKQALADIRAAFERGKDVVLVRAPTGSGKSLLARAIAGCARTAGEAAPEQVVDAYYTTPQVSQLDDVAEDALLEDLCVIRGKNNYDCILPGETDTPVNQAPCVRERKFDCQVKHRCPYFSDRAIASNRRIAAMTLAYFMQTAGSDVFGKRDVVVIDEAHGLGEWAEMYATIDLSPGTIPMWTDIDVPDIDGLDEAVAFTERVEHLAERRVKELRQKTELTGEEVAERDSLNTLRQDLGWFREDYTDTESATTWVVDQADGENAPVTIKPMNPERYLKHTVWDRGNRFALLSATILNKEAFCANVGLDPENVALVEVGHTFPVENRPLYDVAQGKMTFEHRDDTLPDIARTVVRIMARHPDEKGLVHCHSYAIQEQLKGLLDDFGVGARVRTHDKEGRDGALAAWKRSDNPDVFLSVKMEEALDLEGDLCRWQVLCKAPYPNTRDSRVARRLEDDQWGWYYRTALRTVIQACGRVVRAPDDYGATYLADSSLLDLFERADHDMPDWFRAQVDRLSQPDLPRFAPDRALSALSSGTKRRHDRSRSRSGDGNHPLSDVWD
- a CDS encoding class I SAM-dependent methyltransferase, which produces MSDDPSEAADQRLAAVVAKPRSQVAIESLQAEGVYDDARSVTEWTADSVAVPVTAPPQETQFREIVRQVGERRLRTLDDHLRERGWTDEEIERAPGSWAVLGSVVLVDIGDSPRPSEVGEALLSLHGEAETVLARHGISGDHREPSVEVIAGDGDTETVHTEHGTRYAMDLAEVMFSPGNKAERARMGDIVDPDERVLDMFAGIGYFTLPMARAGAHVTAVERNPTAFRFLVENVRLNGVDERVHPYRADCRDVVPGFAEEARADRVVMGYYEASAPRAEDSRAPPDASYEYLDSALTALAPGGVIHMHEATPNPLVFDRPIERLEAAAAEANRGVEVLDTRRVKEYSEGVAHVVVDARVQ
- a CDS encoding 60S ribosomal export protein NMD3; translation: MSRSGEFCPRCGDEIPEGTDERPELAGAGGQRNSEHVLCDACYFEEFDLVDAPDTIQVRVCSRCGAVHKGNRWVDIGAEDYTDIAVEQVSEALGIHVDAQSVAWQVAPEQLDKNNIRMHAEFSGVIRGTPVTEEVTVPVRISRQTCKRCGKIAGGSFASIVQVRADGRDPTDEERERAEEIAQEYIAAREETGDRNAFITETKTVDDGLDMKISTNQMGLGIAKRITAQLGGSYSDSRRLISEDEDGQELYRMTYAVRLPRYRQGEVIDPEDGDGPVLVRSVQGNLKGVRLATGEDYEASFEAGETPDARRLGFREDGQQTTLVAVEDENAVQVLDPETFESKTVPRPDYLDTDADEVPVLKSHAGLHILPDTDADE
- a CDS encoding NAD-dependent epimerase/dehydratase family protein gives rise to the protein MTDTVVVTGGRGRSGRWICDYLAGEYHVVCVDLDHPGWEIPTREHIDFKAVDVTQGVEVRDLCSEVDPDAVVHWAALPAPERHAGTRVFDTNISATYNVIDAAGRAGADVVWASSESAYGLAFADETPLPAYLPIDESHPTAPEDPYGTSKVAGEEVAKMVVRRDGVDVASIRPSWIQYPGEYNCRDVAAGDLADGAGNCWSYVDVRDVATAVGAALDADLGGHEAFNVAAAENYVGRPTADLVAEQWGELPAECELDGDQSALSTAKAQGLLDWAPEHRWHEAAEADVDTPTLTGE
- the htpX gene encoding zinc metalloprotease HtpX gives rise to the protein MEWQTDWGLRGRMALTMFLLFALYIVFLGALTLYFSNLALIVVVMGLFLGAQFFFSDKLALYSMGARTVEPEEYPELHRTVDRLAQQADLPKPKVAVADSRVPNAFATGRSKSSSAVCVTTGIMNTLDQDELEGVIAHELAHIKNRDVMVMTIASFLSTIAFLIVRWGWLFSGGRERGGQQVPVIVAILISLVVWVISFLLIRTLSRYREYAADRGGAMITGKPAALANALMKIDGRMDKVPKEDMRDQAEMNAFFIIPIDVGWIGRLASTHPSTEKRIDRLQDLERELESR
- the pspAB gene encoding PspA-associated protein PspAB, encoding MGLLDGLKSVLGVKAEADATRDADPDDLFGMSTAYITMEADLGYESTGEAALCFADVDSTDFQDAVDEVESILDAGMVETGTRATFETDDHGYQWVVLHDDDFEDLLTSIHFAADTLVERRYGSRLLAALFAFEHARDDQTVYWVYSFRRGAYYPFAPDPHDSHERNTSAEFKLDSNLSDEITVEDDKEYWYPLWPDRPGYHPWE
- the radA gene encoding DNA repair and recombination protein RadA — its product is MSASEDLEELPGVGPATAEKLEDNGYDSYQGIAVASPGELSNTADIGESSAADIIQAAREAADIGGFETGSTVLERREQIGKLSWGVDEVDDLLGGGVETQSITEVYGEFGAGKSQVTHQLAVNVQLPAEHGGLEGSAIFVDSEDTFRPERIEQMVKGLDDEVLADTLVLHGIVEETDDADPTDEDQLDALVSSVLEKIHVAKAFNSNHQILLAEKAQEIASESQDEEFPVRLLAVDSLTAHFRAEYVGRGELADRQQKLNKHLHDLMRVGDLNNTAVVVTNQVASNPDSFFGDPTQPIGGNILGHTSTFRMYLRKSKGNKRIVKLVDAPNLPDGEGVMRVEEDGLLNE